The DNA region ACGATCCAACAGCTGCATCAGTGTGAGTAACGGTTTGGGCGCAGGCAGCTCTCCACGCTCATACCGCGAAAAGGCATTGTTCCCACCGCCGGACAGCAACTTCACTGCGTTTTTTTGCGTGAGGTGGAGTTTGCGGCGGATACGCTTGATCTCCGAGCCGATCAGTTGCAGGCAGTCCTGAAGCAATTGATCGCTGGCATCTGCATAACGCTCGGCGCTGTCGGTGTCATGATCGAATTCGATTTCACCGCAAACTCTGCATTCCCAACCCGCAAGCTCGTCAACAAGTCGCGACATCTGTTTGTAATTGACTGAGAGTGTGCGGCCTTCGAAGTGCCCCATCCCATCGTGTGTGCCACAGTTGACGCATTGCCGCGTTCTCATAGGTCTTTCTCCTTGAAGGAGACTACTGGATGTCAACCGCCGGGGCGGTAAGACACTTTTATGTAAATCTCCAATCCGTGAAATGTTGTGTGATAAACGTCCTGCCAAACCCGGTGGTCGACATAGGTGGTGATGGATTTGAAAAGCATTCGGCGTTCCAGTGCACAGATCACCTCAATCATTTGCCGGACGTTGAAACCCATGTAGCTGCCCGATTCCACAGCCCGTCGGGTGAATGCCTTTCTACCCAGCCTGACCACCTCAGCCTTGATCACCGCCAAGTCGTAATGGGGTGTGCTCTTTTCCATAAGAAACCAAAAC from Pseudomonas sp. ACM7 includes:
- a CDS encoding type II toxin-antitoxin system MqsA family antitoxin, with the translated sequence MRTRQCVNCGTHDGMGHFEGRTLSVNYKQMSRLVDELAGWECRVCGEIEFDHDTDSAERYADASDQLLQDCLQLIGSEIKRIRRKLHLTQKNAVKLLSGGGNNAFSRYERGELPAPKPLLTLMQLLDRHPYLLAEIQVLNEGAALKQLLAARHPELEAALTS
- a CDS encoding type II toxin-antitoxin system MqsR family toxin, with protein sequence MEKSTPHYDLAVIKAEVVRLGRKAFTRRAVESGSYMGFNVRQMIEVICALERRMLFKSITTYVDHRVWQDVYHTTFHGLEIYIKVSYRPGG